One window of Mucilaginibacter inviolabilis genomic DNA carries:
- a CDS encoding VOC family protein, protein MKNKSLKTIAAIVAIISLSLTGIKPASAQTPGLVGMDHVGFNVPNLDEAVKFFIDVLGFHKVYEEGKLPLNADAKKAFNIRQSAEVMHIAMLTTGTGSNIELFEYNSPERDMKRPMNDDIGWYHIAVYTDNMDKSVAYLKAKGVEFIGAPIEHKTGPNGGLTGVYFKTPWGLQIELVTYPRGMEYEKAHPRYKLWSPKNNRVKNQ, encoded by the coding sequence ATGAAAAATAAATCATTAAAAACAATAGCGGCTATAGTGGCCATTATTTCTCTTTCCTTAACCGGTATAAAGCCGGCATCAGCACAAACACCAGGTCTTGTGGGGATGGATCACGTGGGTTTTAACGTTCCAAACCTGGATGAAGCGGTAAAGTTTTTTATCGATGTGCTTGGTTTTCACAAAGTTTACGAGGAAGGCAAATTGCCCCTTAATGCAGATGCTAAAAAAGCATTCAACATTCGCCAATCTGCTGAGGTCATGCATATTGCTATGCTGACAACCGGTACTGGCAGCAACATCGAGTTATTCGAATACAACTCACCCGAAAGAGATATGAAAAGACCAATGAACGATGACATCGGCTGGTATCATATTGCTGTTTATACCGACAACATGGATAAAAGTGTAGCCTATCTAAAAGCTAAGGGTGTAGAATTTATTGGCGCTCCGATCGAACACAAAACCGGGCCAAACGGCGGATTAACCGGCGTATACTTTAAAACTCCCTGGGGCCTGCAAATCGAACTGGTAACTTATCCAAGGGGTATGGAATACGAAAAAGCGCATCCCAGGTACAAATTATGGTCACCCAAAAATAACCGGGTGAAAAACCAATAA
- a CDS encoding NADPH-dependent FMN reductase has translation MYKVKIISSTVRPGRKGPVIAQWIAEQAKAQGNFEVEILDLGEIGLPLMNEANHPSMKKYEHEHTRKWSAKIEEADAFIFVTAEYDNSYPAPLKNALEYLLAEWKYKPSGIVSYSLTPFGGVRAVASLKQDLVYFNNMPVAELVNIPVYSQYINDDGVFAGDEKLTGSTKTMLNELLRWTKGMKAIRENN, from the coding sequence ATGTATAAAGTTAAAATCATATCATCAACAGTACGCCCTGGTCGTAAAGGGCCTGTCATTGCACAATGGATCGCCGAACAGGCTAAAGCTCAGGGTAACTTTGAAGTAGAAATATTAGATCTCGGCGAAATTGGCTTACCGCTAATGAATGAAGCTAATCACCCATCGATGAAAAAATACGAACATGAGCACACCAGGAAATGGAGCGCTAAAATTGAGGAGGCGGATGCTTTTATCTTCGTTACTGCCGAATACGACAATAGCTATCCCGCCCCGCTCAAAAATGCACTGGAATATCTTTTGGCCGAATGGAAATATAAACCATCGGGAATCGTAAGCTATTCATTGACACCGTTTGGCGGTGTAAGAGCCGTGGCCAGCCTGAAACAAGATCTGGTTTACTTTAACAATATGCCCGTTGCAGAACTGGTGAACATCCCGGTCTACAGTCAATATATCAACGATGATGGCGTATTTGCCGGCGACGAAAAACTAACAGGTTCAACAAAAACAATGCTGAACGAATTGCTTCGCTGGACAAAAGGCATGAAAGCCATCCGTGAAAACAATTAA
- a CDS encoding nuclear transport factor 2 family protein: protein MELSKESQQTQEVLNGFFQGTSQNDVKAIAQYIADDIDFYIAESPYMPWTGKKSGKQEVITALHQLTDAHKLAEDDFEMDHTFIDGTEAAVFGKAGRTVKATGKKFKEPFVMRFTIVNGLITRLLMLEDSHQIEKAFK from the coding sequence ATGGAACTATCAAAAGAAAGTCAACAAACTCAGGAAGTGCTGAACGGTTTCTTCCAGGGTACATCACAAAATGATGTAAAGGCTATCGCTCAATATATTGCTGATGATATCGACTTCTACATCGCAGAATCGCCTTACATGCCCTGGACTGGTAAAAAAAGCGGCAAACAGGAAGTAATAACCGCACTACATCAATTAACGGATGCACATAAGTTAGCCGAAGATGATTTCGAAATGGATCATACGTTTATCGACGGGACTGAAGCTGCCGTTTTCGGCAAAGCTGGCAGGACAGTAAAAGCAACCGGCAAAAAATTCAAAGAGCCATTTGTTATGCGGTTCACCATTGTAAACGGTCTTATCACTAGGTTACTGATGCTGGAAGATTCTCATCAGATTGAAAAGGCTTTTAAATAA
- a CDS encoding SDR family oxidoreductase, whose amino-acid sequence MSKVILITGTSSGFGKLTAITLAADGHCVIAAMRDTKGKNLKTAIELSKVDNIEVVEMDVNSDQSVDDAFAYVLKRYGKIDVLVNNAAVTGFGIAEAHTLDVFRRMFETNFYGVLRTYFAVLPSMRAAKCGLIINLSTGASGFSLPYMIPYMSSKFAMETLVEGIDSELRDFGIENVSIPCGVYPTGMADKGGFNADKPEIAGEYKDFDRRMAALGNALFGKMEEFQMNPQTIADGIKNLVDMQKGSRPLRYPLDAVAQGTDEEFISAKTKIKRKWAVKYGFDI is encoded by the coding sequence ATGTCAAAAGTAATTTTAATCACAGGCACCAGTTCTGGTTTTGGTAAGTTAACAGCAATCACTCTGGCAGCAGACGGTCATTGTGTTATAGCAGCCATGCGGGATACAAAAGGCAAGAACCTTAAGACCGCCATAGAACTATCAAAAGTTGACAACATTGAAGTTGTTGAAATGGATGTCAATAGCGATCAGTCGGTTGACGATGCCTTTGCTTATGTACTTAAACGCTACGGCAAAATAGATGTATTGGTAAACAATGCAGCCGTTACGGGGTTCGGTATAGCGGAGGCGCATACCCTGGATGTATTCAGGCGGATGTTTGAAACCAATTTTTATGGTGTTCTACGCACCTATTTCGCGGTATTGCCCTCTATGCGTGCTGCAAAATGCGGCCTGATCATTAACCTGTCAACCGGAGCAAGCGGCTTTTCCTTGCCTTACATGATTCCTTATATGTCCTCCAAGTTTGCTATGGAAACCCTGGTGGAGGGCATCGATTCGGAGTTGCGGGATTTTGGTATCGAGAATGTGTCTATTCCCTGTGGCGTCTACCCTACCGGCATGGCCGATAAAGGCGGTTTTAATGCAGACAAACCAGAGATTGCCGGCGAATACAAAGATTTTGATAGAAGAATGGCTGCTTTAGGTAATGCGCTGTTTGGTAAGATGGAAGAGTTTCAAATGAACCCGCAAACTATTGCTGACGGCATTAAAAACCTGGTAGACATGCAAAAAGGCTCTCGCCCGCTTCGCTATCCGCTGGATGCTGTCGCACAAGGGACAGACGAAGAATTTATTTCCGCGAAAACCAAGATCAAAAGAAAATGGGCTGTTAAATACGGCTTCGATATATAA
- a CDS encoding Crp/Fnr family transcriptional regulator: MFDRFRKYLESKTLISESDYQLIESVSIIKKLRKHQFLLTEGDVCTFNAFVCDGFLRKYSLDDKGAEHTVYFAIENWWTADRQSLMDGTPSKYYIEAVEDSVVLLISKSNYEMICEKIPAFRDMVNQILQRSLNATHERINATFQATAEEKYNQFLKSFPNLANRAPRHMLASYLGITPETLSRVRKQVSTK; this comes from the coding sequence ATGTTCGATCGTTTCCGTAAATACCTTGAAAGTAAAACCCTTATTTCTGAAAGTGACTATCAACTTATAGAATCGGTTAGCATTATCAAAAAACTGCGTAAACACCAGTTTTTGCTGACCGAAGGCGATGTATGCACCTTTAATGCATTTGTATGTGATGGTTTTTTACGGAAATACAGCCTTGATGATAAAGGCGCTGAACATACCGTTTATTTTGCCATTGAAAATTGGTGGACAGCCGACCGGCAGAGTTTAATGGATGGTACTCCGTCGAAATACTATATCGAAGCTGTGGAAGACTCTGTCGTGCTGCTGATCAGTAAGTCAAATTACGAAATGATCTGTGAAAAGATCCCTGCGTTTAGAGATATGGTTAACCAGATATTGCAGCGAAGTTTAAACGCAACGCATGAACGTATCAACGCCACTTTTCAAGCAACTGCAGAAGAAAAATACAATCAATTTTTAAAATCTTTTCCCAATTTGGCCAATCGTGCACCCAGGCACATGCTGGCCTCCTATTTAGGCATTACCCCTGAAACACTAAGCAGGGTAAGAAAACAGGTATCTACTAAGTAA
- a CDS encoding recombinase family protein: MIIGYARVSTQEQNLDLQIDDLLKAGCNKIFKEHISGKNTQRPELQKMISVLRPGDKVVVWKLDRLGRSLRDLIDLVGEFQKLDVNFISLNDSIDTSTPTGRFTFNLFASIAEFERDIIRQRTKAGLAAARARGKIGGRPKGLSKEKLAKAKTATLLYNSGEKTVDEILMELNIGRATFYRYLKQVNNTAQLINK, encoded by the coding sequence ATGATCATCGGATACGCCAGGGTGAGTACCCAAGAACAAAATTTGGATTTACAAATAGACGATCTTTTGAAAGCTGGTTGTAATAAAATCTTCAAGGAACACATTTCTGGTAAAAATACCCAGAGGCCTGAGCTTCAGAAAATGATCAGTGTACTACGCCCTGGTGATAAAGTAGTGGTATGGAAGCTTGACCGCTTAGGAAGATCGCTTCGAGATCTAATTGATTTAGTAGGTGAGTTTCAAAAACTGGATGTAAACTTCATAAGTCTAAATGACAGCATCGACACCAGTACTCCTACCGGACGCTTTACCTTTAACCTATTTGCATCCATCGCAGAATTTGAAAGAGATATTATTAGGCAAAGAACAAAGGCTGGCCTAGCAGCTGCCAGGGCGAGAGGAAAAATTGGTGGCAGGCCCAAAGGTTTGTCAAAAGAGAAATTAGCGAAAGCCAAGACAGCAACACTCTTATATAATTCTGGAGAAAAAACTGTAGATGAAATTTTGATGGAATTGAATATTGGCCGGGCTACTTTTTATAGATATTTAAAACAAGTCAACAATACTGCTCAATTAATTAACAAATAG
- a CDS encoding SIR2 family NAD-dependent protein deacylase: MEQQKLFEAIRQEDVVIFAGAGFSRYAGYPLGGKLAEILTGRLSEDEKLKVSVNAPLDYLSEEIVRIKRGSREMINSVLDDVFAAPAISTSDHDLLASIPHFRTIITTNYDALFENAFGDTATLIYKDTDLANWRQNGVNILKIHGDLADKSSIILTREDYARFYHKDYSSPFWATIIKAIATKTILFLGYGYEDPNVWAIFEHVYNHLGENRKRAYFVSPGASDEKIDFLQKRGIHYIKHTGESFLCALTEDIREHIFEDMRKKWLSPETFRKFTSNHQLSVSLQDKGDSYQVHSISGKNGEPMHGNMRFKFDPDGDIDQRFQKFFEDGQFDQLEFNKKELATFTLNIEGLKLFGEGDLAQVSFKKMPKIIPFDLVFSTEGFEMRNLTAQIYGGKKSVTFKTKLHTLNFQITIVNPDDQEPDARWSMEHDAIYRNVNEELEVHEFLKYFFLQKEATIYLTKETKISKQCPTYDKERVSNAETYLEYFKGLKEVERAFGVRFTDFYPIDQESVDDLNWILQVIRGQQFEKGESMEMSFGELPSETIDSLSLVKEYDKPLEFTVNSDLTMILHNQRLPIPGMHTEIPYPEVTNIEELRSGGKVLKVKSRTGTIYQKFMLKPFPSID; the protein is encoded by the coding sequence ATGGAACAGCAGAAATTATTTGAGGCGATTCGGCAGGAAGATGTTGTCATCTTTGCCGGTGCCGGATTCTCCAGATATGCAGGCTACCCTTTGGGCGGAAAACTTGCAGAAATATTAACAGGTCGGCTGTCTGAGGATGAGAAGTTGAAGGTTTCAGTCAATGCGCCGCTAGATTATCTCTCAGAAGAGATTGTTCGTATAAAGCGAGGTTCCCGAGAAATGATCAACTCCGTGCTCGACGACGTTTTTGCCGCTCCTGCCATTTCTACCTCGGATCACGATTTGTTGGCATCGATCCCTCATTTCCGAACCATAATTACAACGAATTACGATGCTCTCTTTGAAAACGCTTTTGGTGATACGGCTACGTTGATTTATAAGGATACTGATTTGGCCAATTGGCGTCAAAATGGAGTAAATATTCTGAAGATTCATGGCGATCTCGCCGATAAATCATCCATTATCCTTACACGGGAAGATTACGCCCGCTTTTATCACAAGGATTATTCGTCACCTTTCTGGGCGACTATAATAAAGGCGATAGCTACCAAAACAATACTTTTTCTAGGTTATGGATATGAAGACCCAAATGTATGGGCGATTTTTGAACATGTATATAATCACTTGGGCGAAAATCGAAAGCGAGCATATTTCGTCAGTCCTGGTGCCTCAGACGAGAAAATAGATTTTTTGCAAAAAAGGGGTATTCACTACATCAAACACACGGGAGAATCCTTTCTTTGCGCCTTGACGGAAGACATTCGAGAACACATTTTTGAAGATATGCGCAAAAAATGGCTCAGCCCGGAAACGTTTCGCAAATTTACCTCGAATCACCAATTATCAGTTTCTTTGCAAGACAAAGGAGATAGCTATCAGGTGCATTCGATTAGCGGTAAGAATGGCGAACCCATGCATGGAAATATGAGATTTAAATTCGATCCTGATGGTGACATCGATCAGCGCTTTCAGAAATTCTTTGAAGATGGCCAATTTGACCAATTAGAGTTTAATAAAAAGGAATTAGCAACCTTCACATTAAACATAGAAGGACTTAAGCTCTTTGGCGAGGGTGACCTTGCCCAAGTCTCCTTTAAAAAGATGCCAAAAATTATCCCTTTTGATCTTGTCTTTTCAACGGAAGGCTTCGAAATGCGTAATCTCACGGCTCAAATTTATGGAGGCAAAAAATCAGTAACGTTTAAAACAAAGCTCCATACTCTTAACTTTCAAATAACAATTGTAAATCCAGATGATCAAGAACCTGACGCTAGGTGGTCTATGGAACATGATGCCATTTACCGTAATGTCAACGAAGAATTGGAGGTTCATGAATTCTTAAAGTATTTTTTTTTACAAAAAGAAGCCACCATTTATTTGACTAAAGAAACGAAGATCAGTAAACAATGTCCAACATATGACAAAGAAAGGGTCAGCAATGCTGAAACTTACTTGGAGTATTTTAAAGGGCTTAAAGAAGTCGAGCGGGCATTCGGGGTACGATTCACTGATTTTTATCCGATCGATCAAGAGTCCGTAGACGACTTGAACTGGATACTTCAAGTCATCCGCGGTCAGCAATTCGAAAAAGGAGAAAGTATGGAAATGTCATTTGGCGAATTGCCCTCTGAAACAATAGATAGTTTAAGCCTTGTAAAAGAATATGATAAGCCGTTGGAATTCACTGTAAATAGCGATTTGACGATGATATTGCACAACCAACGTTTACCTATTCCTGGGATGCATACCGAAATTCCGTATCCTGAAGTAACCAACATCGAAGAGTTGCGGAGTGGTGGGAAAGTTTTAAAAGTTAAGAGCCGTACTGGAACGATTTATCAAAAATTTATGTTAAAGCCATTTCCCTCAATTGATTAG